GAACATATTTGTATTAAGGCCAAGTCCAATTCTGTAGCTGTATGCCCACATATGTGCATTCCATGAATATCTATCTTTAAAGTACTTGCCAAACTCCTCAGTTCCTTCCTCCTCTGCACTCCAAGTAAGAAAGCCATCAGCAGCTCTGAGAATTTCTCTCTATATGTCTGTAAGTGCAAAGTTTTCAGAGCTTTGTATACAGTACTCTTCAGCATTGCATTCCCATTTACTTTTGCACATATATTCCGTCTCCATGCCCGATCAACATACCAGGTACATAACAACCTATGTTCACTATGGCCCATAACTACACTCCAGGCACTGCAGTAGCTGTCACAGTCATCAGACATGAAtacctataaaaataaaaattaaacacacaTGTTAATGCTatagttattttcagcaagcagtgGATCAAACATTCTCTAATGAAACTGTCTTCTTACCTTTGTTTTGATGTTTCCAATACATTTTTTAATCTGCTCAAAGAAAACTCGCATGGACCTTGTGTCAGTATGTGTACTGAGGCAATAAGAAACTGGACATCCAGCACCAAATTCATCCACGGTCAACAGTGTGTTCAGATAAAATTTATACCTATTAGTGCCATGTGTGCTGTCTATCAAAACTTTTTTTGCCATTTTCTGCTGATACTCAGTCATAAGGGCTATCATAAAGTCACTTTCTGATAATTTGTTTCCATTATCCTCAGTGCCTTGGGCTTTGTAATAAATCACCGGGGAATCTTTCCCTAGGCACTCTTGTTGTCTCACCCAAAGATCAACACTAGTTGCATCATCTTGGTGTGCACTACTATCGTCCAGCTTGTATTCTTTCCTAATATTTCTAATATCTTGTTTGCTTAAAAGATGAACTCTTCTGAAGAGTCCAACTTGAATGCTCTCTCTCACTTTCTTCAAAATTGTAGTATCAGGAACACCTTGTGCAATTAATTCAGCAACCATTGCCCTGTCAGCTGTGGTCAGATGTAGGCTACCCACAGAGAGACTGTGTCCTGTAGAACTTGACATTAACCATGTTAGATGACACATTTTCGACTACCAAACAGGCAGGGCAGGTGTCACCAATTTTGATTGAAGGTTCCCTTAACCTTCCGCCTGAAGCTGTTTTGTCAGCATATCCAGAACGGTGGCAAACAAAataatcacatttctgttttccCCTTGGTCTTATGAAGGAAACCTTCTCTTCAGCTTCCATCTGTTCCTTCCACAGaaagaactctgaaaataaaattacaatgcatAAGAAACACAAACTTAAGTACAGCATTTGTGTGTTATTCTGAGGAAATAATTTAGTTGAAATACACAAGATAACACTGAATAAGGTCAAAACATATTAGCAGCTCTCCAATAATTATTATAAGCAAGGTGCctgagaaataatggtaatggagaCAGTCTCTCCTACTCATGTGTCATAGAATCTGAAAATGGTTGAGGTATGTACATACAATCAATGTAAGAATGCTTTATACCAACATTCCAAACTAAGCCtagggctacactacagatcagcctGCCACCACCACTAAGATTTAGAAACATGTAGCATGCTGAGGCAAATCCAGATTAACACCTTAATAAGTCCGACAGTTTACAGTTGTTTAAGTTATACACTGAAGATATATGCCAATCATTGATTACCCTATGATACTTTCTTACctatatttacataaatgatacccAACATGAACACTAATAATTACTAAATCATATCATTAACTCACTGGAAAGTACTGCATATACAAACAATGTACATCATCAGTTATCTGGCAAATAGAAATAATAAACTATGCTtttgtttcctcaccttccacagaattaaatgtcatttctttgcACTCCATTCTCTGTTGGTGAACACACTCCAAATGGTGTGGTGTATCAGTTCTTGCCTCCGAGGGCATCTAAATGTATTGCACTCGGTACATGCCATCTAAAAAAAAACACAGGTTTTTGCTTAATATCTCAATAGCATACTGCAACGGGAAAAGAATGTGTACGCACAATTAATGCACTTATTCATCCATCATGTTTCATACTGCCAATTATGAAGGAGAATCTTCAGTGATGTGGAATAACACAGTGAAGCCGCGGTGAGAAACTAGGGCCTGCattacttaaatatctaaaataagttatttgtgcttCATGAAACTACTTTAGAAATTTAGAGGAAAGACCGCACCCCCGATATCACACTGGTGATATCTCCATATTTCCGCCAATATAGCACGCTCGACTATGAACCAGCCATCTGCTTGCAATTGTGTTACATTAAGATTCACGCAGCATTCATTCATATGGTGACAGAGAGGTAACCAActtgcctcctacctttccagaCGCGAAATTGagtctcttcatgtgtttgtttacatctgttacCAACTTGTCGCAAATATTGCATATTTCTTTCCTAGGATGTACATAAATATTCTTGTGATGCTTCACCCTCATATGTCGGTACAAGCTTTTTCTTGTattaaaatttgttccacacaCGTCACACAAGCCTGCCACACCACGAGTCCGTTCAACATTGTCCATAGTGTAACATGCGACGATGAATTaagaaaagcacacacacacacacacacacacacacacacacacacacacacacacacacacacacacaatgaagaaaAGAGCATTCAAAAACGCAAGTGAAGAAGGCAGAGGGGCCATCATCTAAGAAAATTTAGTTCAACAGAACTTTGGGATGGTGTGAGGAATCaagctgaaagtttttcagtggcTCAGGCTTACTACTttcactgtgaaaaaaaaaaaatccaaagatTGTCACTTAATATCACACTCGTGTAATCCCTGTACAAATCTGATCATACAGACCGTATTTACAGGAAGAAAGTTTCAGAGGATTATAGTCTGTGTTTACATCATCCCAAGAAAGATCAGTGACATCTATACATGGCCTGGGGTCAATATAGATGCATTTACACCTAATTATAATGCTCAGCTTTTAGAAAAAGACAGGGCTCGAGAGGAGAAGGTACAAGAGATGG
This sequence is a window from Schistocerca nitens isolate TAMUIC-IGC-003100 chromosome 11, iqSchNite1.1, whole genome shotgun sequence. Protein-coding genes within it:
- the LOC126213385 gene encoding uncharacterized protein LOC126213385, with the protein product MCHLTWLMSSSTGHSLSVGSLHLTTADRAMVAELIAQGVPDTTILKKVRESIQVGLFRRVHLLSKQDIRNIRKEYKLDDSSAHQDDATSVDLWVRQQECLGKDSPVIYYKAQGTEDNGNKLSESDFMIALMTEYQQKMAKKVLIDSTHGTNRYKFYLNTLLTVDEFGAGCPVSYCLSTHTDTRSMRVFFEQIKKCIGNIKTKVFMSDDCDSYCSAWSVVMGHSEHRLLCTWYVDRAWRRNICAKVNGNAMLKSTVYKALKTLHLQTYREKFSELLMAFLLGVQRRKELRSLASTLKIDIHGMHICGHTATELDLALIQICS